The Arthrobacter sp. PM3 genome contains the following window.
CGAATCCCGGTCCAGGCCCAGGGACAGCTGGGTCATATCGTTGGACCCGATCGAGAAGCCGTCGAAGTACTCCAGGAACTCGTCCGCGAGCAGCGCATTGGACGGAATCTCGCACATCATGATCACTTCGAGGCCGTTCTCGCCCCGGGTGAGGCCGTTCTCCGCCAGCAGGTCGACGACGCCGCGGGCCTCGTCCAGGGTCCGCACGAACGGGATCATCAGCTTGACGTTGGTCAGCCCCATCTCGTTGCGGACGAAGGACAGGGCCTCGCACTCGAGGTCGAAGCAGTCCCGGAAGGACGGCTCCAGGTACCGTGAGGCGCCCCGGAAGCCGAGCATGGGGTTCTCTTCGTGCGGCTCATAGGCCGGTCCGCCAATGAGGTTGGCGTATTCGTTGGACTTGAAGTCGGACATGCGCACGATCACCGGGTGCGGCGCAAACGCGGCGGCAATGGTGGACACGCCCTCGGCCAGGCGCTTGACGTAGTACTCGCGCGGGCTGCTGTACGCGGCGATCCGCTCACGGATGTCCGCGGCGACGTCGGCCGGCTGGCTGTCCAGGTTCAGGAGGGCCTTGGGGTGGATGCCGATCTGCCGGTTGATGATGAATTCGAGCCGGGCCAGGCCCACCCCGTGGTTGGGCAGCTGGGCGAAGGTGAAGGCCTGTTCCGGGGTGCCGACGTTCATCATGACCTTGACGGGGGCCTCGGGCAGCTGGGTGATCTCGGTTTCCTCGGAGCTGAAGTCCAGGAGCCCTTCGTAGATCACGCCGGTCTCGCCGTCGGCGCAGGAGACGGTCACGTCGAGGCCGTCAGACAGGACGTCCGTGGCGTTGCCGGTGCCGACGACGGCGGGAATCCCCAGTTCGCGGGCGATGATCGCCGCGTGGCAGGTACGCCCGCCGCGGTTCGTCACAATGGCGGAGGCGCGCTTCATGATCGGTTCCCAGTCCGGATCGGTCATGTCGGCGACGAGGACGTCGCCGGTCTGGAACGCGGCCATCTGGTCGATCGCGGTGAGGATCCGGACGCTGCCGGCACCGATGCGCTGGCCGATTGCGCGGCCCTCGACCAGGACCCGGCCGGTCCCGTTGAGACGGAACCGGCTCAGGCTGCCCGCGGCCCGGCGGGACTGCACGGTCTCCGGGCGGGCCTGCAGGATGTACAGGCCGCCGTCGACCCCGTCCTTGCCCCATTCGATGTCCATGGGCCGGCCGTAGTGCTTCTCAATGGCGACCGCATGCCGGGCGAGCTGCTCGACGTCGTCGTCATTGAGGCTGAAACGGTTCCGCAGGGAAGCTTCCACCGGCACGAAGTCGATGGTCCGGCCGATTTCGCGGCTGGCCGTGTAGGTCATCTGGAGGGCCTTCTCGCCCAGTCCGCGCTTGAGGATGGCCGGCCGGCCGGCCGCCAGGGCCGGCTTGTAGACGTAGAACTCGTCCGGGTTGACGGCACCCTGGACCACGGCCTCGCCGAGGCCGTAGGAGGAGGTGACGAACACGGCGTCCTGGAAGCCGGACTCGGTGTCCATGGTGAACATGACACCGGAAGCGCCGACGTCGGAACGGACCATGCGCTGGATGCCCGCCGAGAGCGCTACTTCAGCGTGTTCGAACTTGTGGTGCACGCGGTAGGCGATGGCGCGGTCGTTGTACAGGGACGCGAAAACGTCCTTGATGGCGAGCAGGATGTTCTCGATCCCGCGGATGTTCAGGAACGTTTCCTGCTGCCCGGCGAAGGAGGCATCCGGGAGGTCTTCCGCCGTCGCGCTGGAGCGGACCGCCCAGGAGAGGTCCTCGGAGCCGCCGTGCTTGTCCACCAGCTGCTGGTAGGCGTTGCGGATCTGGGCTTCGAAATCCGGCAGGAAGGGCGTCTCGCGGATCAGGTCGCGGATCTCCTGCCCGGCCGAAGCCAGGGCCGTCACATCGTCCGTGTCCAGGCCGACCAGCCGGTCGGCGATCTTCTGGTCCAGGCCCGAATCAGCGAGGAAGGTGCGGTAGGCATCCGCGGTCGTGGCGAAACCGTCCGGGACCTGGACGCCGGCAGAGGTCAGATTCTGCACCATCTCGCCGAGGGAGGCATTCTTCCCGCCCACCCGATCCAGGTCCTTGAGTCCGAGTTCTGAAAACCACAGGATGTCTGTCGTCATAATTACTGCTCCTTTGCAGATGGTGGCATGCAAGTGCGCCGCCCAGTCCCGGCGATTGCCGGTCGATGGGCGCAGGTCCTGTCCACAGTGACAGGTCTGCAGTGCTCTTTCCACATGACGTGCGCCACACTCAGTTTGTGAAAGTTTTCCCTAATGCTTGAGGTTCATCCGCTGCAGGATGGTGGCCGCCATCTCCTCCACGGACACCGAAGCTGAATTCAGGTAGGGAATCCTGTGGGAGACATACAGCTGCTCGGCGCTGCGCAGCTCGAAGCCGCACTGCCGCAGTGACGCGTAGGGTGAACCGCGGCGCCGTTCCGTGCGGATCTGGCTCAGGCGCAAGGGGTTGGAGGAGAGCCCGAAACACTTCTCAACAAAAGGCCTCAGCGGCTTCGGAAGCCCCTCGCGCGCAAAGTCCTCATCCACCAGCGGGAAATTCGCCGCAAAGATGCCATGCTGCAGCGCCAGGTACATGGTGGTGGGCGTCTTTCCGCACCGGGACGGTGCCACCAGGATCACCTGGGCCTTCTCCAGCGCGCGCAGGCTCTGGCCGTCGTCGTGCTCCATGGCGTACTCCACGGCCGCCATCCGGGACCGGTACCGCTCCGCATTGCCCAGGCCGTGGGCCCTGCCCGGTTCGCCGCTGGCGGTCGAACCCAGGGCCCGCTCCAACTGCCCCACATGCGTTCCGATCAGGTCCACGATGATTCCCTGGCACGTGGCCAGGACCTGGCGGATGTCGCTGCTGACCGCCGTGGAAAACACGATCGGCTGCGGGCCGGAAGCGGCCAGCTTGTCGATCGTGCCCACCACGGCCGCGGCCTGTTCGACGGTCGTGATGAACGGCACCGTGATGCGGTCAAAATTGTTGGCCGGGAACTGCGTCAGCAATGTGTTGCCGAGCGTTTCCGCGGTGATGCCGGTGCTGTCCGAGAGAAAATAGACAGGCCGAAGATCGTCATTGGTCATGAGCGCATTCTCCACCACGGCGGGGCCGACCTTACAAATACCGCGATAACTGCCGCGCACCGCGGCAGCCCGCTACGCCGCCATTTTCTGCCGCACGGGAGCCGCCGCCAGTCTCTGCCTCGCAGGAGCCGCCGTCACCGTTTCCGCCGGCGCCACGATGCTGAGGTGGCATTCGGACTGGAGCGGATCAATGGCTGCCGGCAGGTGCTGGGTGGCCGAGCACTCGCGCAGCTGTTCGAGGGCCGCCGGCTCCACCCGGGCGTGGCTGACATCGAGCACGAGGTGGAGTCCTTCCTTCAGGTGGTTTGCGCGTTTGACCACCACATACAGGGCCTGGAGGCTCTTCGCCGTCACATGCCCTTGCGCTGCAACTTCTGCCTGACCGCAATCGAGGTCAAGCCTGACAAGAACCCGGAGTTTGTGGTTCAAACGATTCCCCTGTTCGTGCATGTACCGCTGGCCGCGACGCTGCGACCGGTTGGCCGCGACGCTGCGACCGACCCCCAGCCTAGGCAGGGAGTGTGACCTAGGCAACATTCCGCTTCATATCCGGGAAACCGCGCGTTATCTGCCGCTTTATTGGCCCGCAGGTGTTGATCACCGGGCCCGGTGTACTGTATTGGAGGCCGCCATGGCGCCCCTCCGGCACCTGCAACTGGTCCAAGAGATTCCGGGCAGCAGGCCCGGCCGAGCTTTGAGGAACACATGACGCACCCCTTCGACAACGCAGACCACGTCCCCGGTCCACCGTCCCGCGAACGGCGCCCGGTGAAGAAACCGGTGAAGAAACGCCGGGGCCGCATCGCGCTGATCGCCGTCGCCGCAGTCGTGGTGCTCGTCGCGGTGGTTGCCGGCGGCTACCTCTTCAACCTCGCACGCACTTTCGACTCCGGCACCAGCAAGATTGACCAGGCTTTCCCGGACGAGTCCACCCGCCCGCAGAAGACCGGCACCGCGATGAACATCCTGGTGATGGGCAGCGACAGCCGGGGCGCCACCGAGGCGGACGCGGAAGGCGGCGCTCCCACCAACCAGCGGGCCGACACGCTGATGCTGATGCACATCCCGGCGGACCGCAAGAACATCTACACGATGTCCATCATGCGCGACCTCTGGGTGGACATCCCCGGCCACGGCGAGGCCAAGATCAACTCCGCGCTGGCCCTTGGCGGCACGCCACTGATGGTCCAGACCATCGAGTCCATCTTCCACCAGCGCATCGACCACGTCGCGATGATCGACTTCGAAGGCTTCAAGGGCCTCACCGACGCCCTCGGCGGCGTGACCGTGAACCTCAAGCTGCCGTTCACCTCAACGGCACTGCCGGGCCAGTCCTTCGCCCCGGGCCAGCACACCTTCGACGGAACGCAGGCCCTGGCCTTCGTGCGCGAACGCCATGCCTACGCCGACGGCGACTACCAGCGCGTCCGCAACCAGCAGGAATTCCTGCGGGCCATCATCAAGAAGTCGATCGCGGGCCAGACGCTGAGCAACCCGATCACCATCAACAACATGGTGGGTGCGGTATCGCCGTTCGTCACCGTGGACAAGACCCTGGATTCGGGCGCGGTGGCCGGCCTGGCGCTGCAGCTCAAGGATATCCGGGCGCAGAACACCGTCATGTTCACGCTGCCCACCAACGGCATCGGGACGTCCGCGGACGGCCAGTCGATTGTGCTGACGAACCCGGAGGCCATCAGTGCCATCTCCGCGGCGATGGCCTCGGACACCCTGGGTGACTACGTCACGGCGAACAAGTTCGAAAACGGGAACTGATTTCCGCTTTGTGAGGCGGGCCGCGACCCCGCCGGGCAGGCCGTTGGACCCTTAGTCCCCCGGCTGGCCCGGTGGTAGCGTCCGGTCATGGGGAACGCTCCGGAACCGGCCGCCGCGGCTTCCGCGGCGTCCCCGGCCCCAGCTCCCCGCCGCGGGACCGGCCGCAGCCGCCGTCGGACGTTGATGTTGCTGGGCGTCCTGTTGCTGGTCGCCGTGGGTGTCGCATCAGCGGCCTATGTCCTCACCCGGCCGCGTTCCGGCGCCCCGGCGCCGGCAGCAGCCACGGCACCGGCCGCCGCCCCGGCTCCCATGACCTCCGCCGCCCCCAGTCCCACCCCCACACCGGAACGGCCCGCCGTCGCCCTTAACATCCTGCTGGTCGGCAGCGACAGTCGCGTCAACGCCCGGGCGGCGGCCGCAGCCGGCAGCGCCTCCGACCAGCGCGGGGACGCCCTCGTGCTCATCCATATCCCGGCGGACCGGCAGGGCCTGTACGGGGTCTCGATCATGCGGGACCTGTGGGTGGACATCCCCGGCCACGGCGCGGCCAAGATCAACTCCGCCCTGTCCGCCGGCGGGCTGCCCCTGATGACACGGGCGGTGGAGGCGCTGCTCGGGACGCACATCGACCACACGGTGATGCTGGATTTCCAGGGATTCGCGGCACTGACGGACGCGCTCGGCGGTGTCGACGTCGACATCAAGCAGCCGTTCACCGGCACGGTGGATGACAAAGTGCATTTCCCCGCAGGCGTGAACCGGCTCAACGGGCTGCAGGCCCTGGCCTTTGTCCGCGAGCGCCACGCCTTTGCCGACGGGGACTTCCAGCGGGTCCGGAACCAGCAGGCCTTCCTGAAGGCCGTGCTGGCCAAGCTGGCCTCCGAGGGCGGACTCTCCGACCGCGCCACCGCCCGGGCGCTCATCAGCACCGTGCTGCCGCACGTGACCCTGGACGCCGGATTCACGCTCGCGTCGTTGGAAGACCTGGCCTTCAGCCTGCGCCGGACGGACCCCGGACGGGCCGTATTCTTCACGCTTCCCACCGCCGGGACCGGGACGAGCCGGGACGGCCAGTCGATTGTCCTGCAGGACCCCGCCGCGACCGCCGCGCTCACCGCCGCCCTGCGCTCGGGAGACCTGGCCGGCTACGTGGCGGCCAACCGGCTGCAGAACGGCAACTGAGCCGCCGCTCTTCGGTACATTGGGTCCATGACCCAGACTTCCGCGCAGCCTTTCCCGCAACCGCCCGTCGCCCGCAAAGTCCCCTCGGTGCGGACCCACCACGGCGACACGTTCGAGGACAACTACGAATGGCTCCGGGACAAGGAGTCCGCGGAGGTTGTGGACCTGCTCAAAGCGGAGAACGCGTACCAGGAGGCGGTGACCGCGCACCAGGAGCCGTTGCGCGAGGCCATCTTCCAGGAAATCAAGGGCCGCACCCAGGAAACAGACCTCTCCGTCCCCAACCGCAAGGACGGCTGGTGGTACTACACCCGCTCGGTCGAGGGCAAGGAGTACGGCATCCACTGCCGTGTCCGCGGCCAGGACACCGGGGACCGCGTCGCGGACTGGACTCCCCCCGCTGTGGAAGCCGGCGTCAGCATCGCCGGCGAGGAAGTCCTCCTGGATGGCAATCACGAGGCCGAGGGGAAACCGTTCTTCGCCGTGGGCGGGGCCGCCACCACGATCGACGGCACCCTTTACGCGTACGCCGTGGACAATGCCGGCGACGAACGCTTCACCCTGCGCATCAAGGACCTCCGCACCGGCGAACTGCTGCCGGACGTGATCGAAAACGTCTTCTACGGCATCTGTTTCTCCCCCGACGGCACCCGGATCTTCTACACTGTGGTGGACGACTCCTGGCGGCCGTACCAGGTGAAGGCACATGTGCTGGGCACTCCGGTCGGCGAGGACGAGGTCATCTACCAGGAAGACGACGTCGCCATGTGGCTCGGCTTCGAACTCTCGGCCGACCGGCGCCACCTCGTGCTGAGCATCGGCTGCTCCGAGTTCAGCGAAACCCGCCTGCTGCGCTTCGATGACCCCGACGCCGCACTGCAAACTGTGATCTCCCGTGACGAGCGCATCCTGTACGAGGCCGAACCGTTCCTGCTGGCCGACGCCTCCGGCGCTGGCACTGGCACCGGGCAGGAGCGGATCCTGCTGACCCACAACAAGGACGCCATCAACTCGATGGTTTCGCTCGTGGACCCCGCCGAACTCGGCAAGCCGCTGGCCGAGCAAAACTGGAGCACCGTCGTCGCGCATTCCGACGACGTCCGGGTCAACGGCGCCGGGGTCACGTCGACGCACGCGGTGATCTCCATCCGCAAGGACACGATCGAGCGGGTCCAGGTCCTGCCCCTCGCCGGCCTGGGCACCCCGGAACAGGGCGCCGCCGTGGAACCGGCCTTCGACGAGGAGCTGTACACGGCCGGCGTCGCGGGCTCCGACTACGAGGCCCCCGTGATCCGGATGGGCTACACGTCCTACTTCACCCCGTCACGGGTCTATGACTTTGTGCTGCCCACCCCGGAGCGCCCTGCCGGTGAACTGCTGCTGCGCAAGGAGAGCCCGGTGCTGGGCGGCTACTCGCCGTCGGACTACGTCGCCACCCGTGAATGGGCAGTGGCCGGCGACGGGACCAGGATCCCGCTCTCGGTGCTGCGGCACGCCTCCGTCAAGCAGGATTCGACGGCGGCCGGCCTGGTGTACGGCTACGGCTCCTATGAGATGAGCATGGATCCGGGGTTCGGGATCCCCCGGTTGTCGCTGCTGGACCGGGGCGTCGTGTTCGTGATCGCGCACATCCGCGGCGGCGGGGAGCTGGGCCGGCACTGGTACGACGCCGGCAAGAAGCTGCAAAAGAAGAACACCTTCACCGATTTCATCGCGGCCACGGACTGGCTCGCCGGGTCCGGCTGGGTGGCCCCGGACCGGATCGCGGCGATGGGCGGCTCCGCGGGCGGCCTGCTCATGGGCGCCGTCGCCAACCTGGCGCCTGAGAAGTACGCCGCGATCGTGGCGGCCGTGCCGTTCGTGGACGCACTGACCACCATCCTGGACCCCGAACTGCCGCTCTCGGCGCTGGAGTGGGAGGAATGGGGCAACCCGATCACAGACCCGGAGGTGTACGCGTACATGAAGTCGTACACCCCGTACGAGAACGTCCGCGCCCTCGCCTACCCGAAGATCGCCGCCGTGACGAGCTTCAACGACACGCGGGTGCTGTACGTGGAACCGGCCAAGTGGGTGCAGCGGCTGCGCGAAGTCAACACCGGCAGCGAGCCCATTGTCCTGAAGATCGAGATGGAAGGCGGACACGGCGGCGCCTCGGGCAGGTACGTGCAGTGGCGCGAACGGGCCTGGGACTACGCGTTCGTGGCCGACTCCCTCGGCGCGACGGACCTCCTGCCGGGGGCGGGGCTGAAGTAACCCCCTCCGCCCTGCCCGCCCGGGATCGGACCCTCCCTCACATCCGCACCCCCTGGACCGGACCCTCCCTCACATCCGCCCCCCCGGACCGGACCCTCCCTCACATCCGCACCCCCGGGACCGGACCCTCCCTCACATCCGCACCCCCTGGACCGGACCCTCCCTCACATCCGCACCCCCGGGACCGGACCCTCCCTCACATCCGCACCCCCTGGGCGGCCCCTCCCTCACATCCGCCCCCCGGGGCGGCCCGCGGGCTGCTGCGGATCGGGCGCCCGTCCGTCACAAATGGCCGCTATCAGGGCGCCCGCTGGTCACAAATGGTCGCTATGGAGTTCCCATAGCGGCCATTTTCGACGAACCGGCGGCGGCGGGGCCTCGCCTCGGGGACGAACACGGCGCGCCCGGGCCAACCGAGAGCCCACTACCGCCGAATTGGTCATCATGCTTACTATTTACTGGCATGATGGGCTTTCGACGTCGGACCCGTCCGCTGGGGGCGGGGCGTCTGAGGGCTTTGACCGGGCACAGGGTGCCGGAGATGGAGTTTGTTATGAGCGTTGAGCCAGGAATGACCCCGTTGACTGATGATGAGCTGCTGGCGCAGGGTGGCACGCCGCTCCCGGACAAGGAAGTTGCCTCCGTCCTGGACCTGAACGCGGACCTGAACCTCGGCATCAGCGCCGCGGCGCCGATCGACCTCGGCGTCGCAGCCAACGCCAATGTGGCCGCGCCGATTGACGCCGGCGCCTCGGCCAACGTGCTCTCCGTCGGGTCCGAATCCCAGGCTCTGGCCGACCAGGGCACCATCATCAACCAGGGAGTCACCGGCGATGCCACGGCAGACTCCACCCAGGACAGCCTCATCGACCAGGGCGCCGGTACGGATGCGGGGACCGCGGCTGCTGCACCTGCCGACGCGGCGGCGGCTGCCGCCCCTGCCACCGCCGATGCCGCCCCTGCCGATCTCGGCGGTGCACTGCCGGGCGGCACGGCGCCGGACCTGGGCGGCGCCCTGCCGGACGGCACGGTGCCGGACCTGGGCGGCGCGACGGGCGCCCTCAACGGCAACCTGCTCAACGTCGACGTGAACCTGGACGCCAACGCGGGCATCGCAGCCCCCATCAACGGTGCTGTGGCCGCCAACGCCAACGTGGCTGCACCGATCGACGCCGCCGTCGGCGCGAACATCGGTTCCATCGACAGCAACGCGTTCGCCGTCGCCCAGCAGGACGCCATCATCAACCAGGATATCCACGGCGACGCCACGGCGTCGGCCGACCAGCAGTCCGATCTGAAGCAGTAGCACCCCGATGAGCACTGTGCACGGAGGGCCGTCCGCCCAGGACGGCCCTCCGGTCCTGCCCGCCACCGGCGCCCCCGGCCCTGCCGCCGGTGCCGGCGGCCCGGCGTCGTCCGTGGCGGTCAGCCGGGAGCCGGCCCCGGTGCGGGCCGCCGGCGTCGAACTGATCGGCGAGGCGAAGGGGTCCGGCTACAAGGAGGCCCCCTCGCTGGTGCGCCGCGCCGACGGCCAGACCATCCAGCTCACCCGCCTGCTCTACCTGGTGCTCGAGGCCGTCGACGGCCGGCGCGGCCCGGAAGAAATCGCGGACCGCGTCACCAGCGGTTTCGGCCGCCTGGTGAATGCAGAGAATGTCCGGACCCTGATCGATTCCCAGCTCCTGCCCCTCGGACTCCTCCGGCTGGCGGACGGCTCCGAGCCCGCGGTGAAGAAATCCAATCCGCTGCTGGGAATGCGCTTCCGCTACTCGGTGACCGATCCGGAGCGCACCCGCAAGCTCACGGCACCGTTCGCCGCGCTGTTCAATCCGCTGCTTGTCGTGGCCGTGACCGCGGCCTTCCTGGCCACGTGCTGGTGGGTGCTTATGGTCAAGGGGCTGGCATCTGCCACGCATGAAGCGTTCGCCAACCCGGGCCTGGTGCTCCTGATCCTCGTGGTCACGGTCTTCTCCGCCGGGTTTCATGAGTTCGGGCACGCCGCGGCCGCCCGCCGAGGCGGGGCCACCCCCGGCGCCATGGGCACCGGGCTGTACCTGATGTGGCCGGCCTTCTACACCGACGTCACCGACTCCTACCGGCTGGGACGCGGCGGCCGGCTCCGCACCGACCTCGGCGGACTGTACTTCAACGCCATCGTGGCGGTCGCGATAATGGGCATTTGGTGGGCCACGGGCTTCGACGCCCTGCTGCTGGTGGTGGTCACGCAGATCCTGCAGATGGTCCGGCAACTGCTGCCCATGGTCCGTTTCGACGGCTATCACATCCTGGCCGACGCCACCGGCGTCCCGGACCTGTTCCAGCGCATCAAACCCACCCTGCTGGCCCTGGTTCCGTGGCGCAGGACAGACCCCGAGGCCCAGTTGCTCAAACCCTGGGCCCGGGCCGTCGTCACCATCTGGGTGCTGGTCACCGTGCCCCTGCTGGTCTTCAGCATGGCGACGATGGTGCTGACCCTGCCGCGCATCCTGGGCACCGCCTGGGACAACGGCGTGCGCCAGCAGGCGATGCTCTCCCACAGCATCTCCACCGGAAACATCGCCGACGCTGCCGTCCGGGTGATCGCGATCGCCTGCCTCGCCTTGCCGGTGCTGGGCATCTTTTACATTCTGCTGCGGCTGGTCCGCCAGCTGGTCACAGGGCTGTGGCAGAAGACCCGCGGCAACGCCCTGCGGCGGGCCACCGCAATCGCGGCCATCGCCGCCGTCGCGGCCGGTCTCGCTTGGGCCTGGTGGCCCGGCGGCGACACCTACCGCCCGGTCCAGCCCTACGAGCGCGGCACCCTGTCCGACGTCACCACGGCGGTCTTCCCGGCAACCGCCGCTGGCAGGATAGCCGAGGGGCAGTCGGGAAAGACGGTTGTCCTGTGGCCGCAGGGAGCCCGCACGCCCACCCGCGACGAACCGCAGCTGAGCATGGTCCTGGTCCCGCGGCAGTCCGGCACCACCGGCCCGGCCGGCGTCGCGGCGCCGGCGGCCCCCTCCTGGGTCTTCCCGTTCGACAAGCCGGCAGGTCCCGACGACGACGGCAACCAGTCGCTCGCGGTCAACACGACGGACGGTTCCGTGGTCTACGACGTCGCCTTCGCGTTGGTCTGGGCCGACGACGGCGACCCCGTGGACACGAAGAATGAGGCCTACGCCTTCGCCAGCTGTAAGGACTGCGCAGCTGTCGCCGTGGGGTTCCAGGTGGTCCTGATCGTGGGCCAGACCGATGTGATTGTGCCGGAAAACCTCTCCGCTTCCGCCAACTACAACTGCGTCCGGTGCCTGACCTACGCCCTGGCGAGCCAGCTGGTCCTTACCCTTGACGGCCCCCTTAGCAGCGACGGCATGGCCAGGCTGGACGCCCTGTGGCAGGAGATCGCCGCGTACGGCCGGGACCTGCACAACCGGCCGCTTTCGGAAATCCAGGACCGGCTCACGGCGTACAAGGAACAGATCATGGAGGTCATCAAGGCCGATCCCAACGCCACCCCGGCGGGGTCCGGTACACCGGCCGCGCCCACAACGGCTTCCCCGGGGGCCACCGGGACCGCCTCGCCCGCGGCGACGGCGCCGGGCGCGCCAGGAGACGCCTCGGTGACGGCGACGAGCGGCACCGGCCCGGCCGTCTCACCTGGTGCAACCGTGGCACCGGCGCCGGACGCCACGTCCGCGCCCACTCCCACAACCGCCCCCGAGCCCAGCCGGTCCGCCGGGGCTGCCGGCGGGTCTGCTCCGGCCACGACGGCGGCTGCTGCAACGGCCACACCCGTGCCCACGCCGTAGCCACTGGCCAGAAACAGCCGCTAACTGTACTCGGCCAGGACTTTGGTTACACGTTGAAAGGGTGAAGACCTCTTAGGTTGGTGGTTACCACACACACCGAACGACTAAGAGGTCTTCATGGTCCACCGTAATGCCCGTCTGACTCCTGCCGGTAGAAGCATCCTTGTCCAGCGTGTTCTGGACGGCCGTCCAGTGGCCCATGCGGCGAAGGAAATGGGTGTTTCCCGCGCCTGCGCCCACCGGTGGCTCAAACGCTATGTCGAACACGGCTGGGACGGGATGGAGGACCGATCTTCACGCCCACATTCGTGCCCGCATGCCACNNNNNNNNNNNNNNNNNNNNNNNNNNNNNNNNNNNNNNNNNNNNNNNNNNNNNNNNNNNNNNNNNNNNNNNNNNNNNNNNNNNNNNNNNNNNNNNNNNNNTGACCGACAACGCCCTGGCCTACATCCGGTCCGCGGACTTCGCCAAGGCCATCGCGGATCTCGGCGCCAAACACCGGCGCACCAAACCGCGCAGCCCCTGGCAGAACGGCAAGGCCGAACGGTTCAATCGCACCCTCCAGGAAGGCTGGGCCTACAAGAACGCCTACGACTCCAGCGACCACCGCACACAGGCCCTAACCGGCTGGCTAGACTTCTACAACCACCGCCGCAACCACAGCGCCCTCGGAGGACGACCACCCATCAGCAGATGTAACCAACCTGCTGGCTGAGTACAGCTAACGGCACGCCCGTTCGCCACAGATGGCCGCTATGGAAGTCCCATAGCGGCCGTCTTCGTCAAATCGTGGAGTCCTGGGCTGTGGAGTCCCGGGCTGTGGGGTGGTGGGCGGCGAGGCCCTGGGCCACGGGGTGCTGGGCCGGCGGCAGGCCCCGCCACTCGTCCTCGAGGAGGGCATACACCACTTCCGTCGCCCACTGACCTTTGTAGTGCCACTTGTCCACCTGGGTTGATTCCAGTCGCATGCCGAGGCGTTCGCACAGCGCCGCCGAGGCGGTGTTCAGCGCGTCCAGTTTGGCGTCGATCCGGTGGAAGCCGAGGTCCTCGAACCCGAGCCTGAGCAGCGCCCGGGCGGCCTCGGACGCGATCCCCTTGCCGCGGGCCGCCGGGGCCAGGCTCCAGCCGATCTCGGCCTGCCCGCAGCCCGGGAGCCACTTCAGTACCACCTCGCCCAGCAGCCCGGGCGAATCGGCGGCCTCGATGGCAAGGGCCACCCAGTCGCCCTCCTTCTCGAACTCGAAGTTGGCGTACTTGCCCACGGATTCCATCGACTTGGTGTAGCTCTTCGCCTCCCCCGGCAGGAACCGGGCAGTCTCGGGGAGGCAGTGATAGGCGTGGTACGCGTCCAGGTCCCGGGCCTCGAAGCGCCGCAGCACCAGGCGTTCCGTGCG
Protein-coding sequences here:
- a CDS encoding leucine zipper domain-containing protein gives rise to the protein MVHRNARLTPAGRSILVQRVLDGRPVAHAAKEMGVSRACAHRWLKRYVEHGWDGMEDRSSRPHSCPHAT
- a CDS encoding integrase core domain-containing protein; translated protein: TDNALAYIRSADFAKAIADLGAKHRRTKPRSPWQNGKAERFNRTLQEGWAYKNAYDSSDHRTQALTGWLDFYNHRRNHSALGGRPPISRCNQPAG
- a CDS encoding GNAT family N-acetyltransferase translates to MTEPKPLPPLPLRTERLVLRRFEARDLDAYHAYHCLPETARFLPGEAKSYTKSMESVGKYANFEFEKEGDWVALAIEAADSPGLLGEVVLKWLPGCGQAEIGWSLAPAARGKGIASEAARALLRLGFEDLGFHRIDAKLDALNTASAALCERLGMRLESTQVDKWHYKGQWATEVVYALLEDEWRGLPPAQHPVAQGLAAHHPTARDSTAQDSTI
- a CDS encoding S9 family peptidase, whose protein sequence is MTQTSAQPFPQPPVARKVPSVRTHHGDTFEDNYEWLRDKESAEVVDLLKAENAYQEAVTAHQEPLREAIFQEIKGRTQETDLSVPNRKDGWWYYTRSVEGKEYGIHCRVRGQDTGDRVADWTPPAVEAGVSIAGEEVLLDGNHEAEGKPFFAVGGAATTIDGTLYAYAVDNAGDERFTLRIKDLRTGELLPDVIENVFYGICFSPDGTRIFYTVVDDSWRPYQVKAHVLGTPVGEDEVIYQEDDVAMWLGFELSADRRHLVLSIGCSEFSETRLLRFDDPDAALQTVISRDERILYEAEPFLLADASGAGTGTGQERILLTHNKDAINSMVSLVDPAELGKPLAEQNWSTVVAHSDDVRVNGAGVTSTHAVISIRKDTIERVQVLPLAGLGTPEQGAAVEPAFDEELYTAGVAGSDYEAPVIRMGYTSYFTPSRVYDFVLPTPERPAGELLLRKESPVLGGYSPSDYVATREWAVAGDGTRIPLSVLRHASVKQDSTAAGLVYGYGSYEMSMDPGFGIPRLSLLDRGVVFVIAHIRGGGELGRHWYDAGKKLQKKNTFTDFIAATDWLAGSGWVAPDRIAAMGGSAGGLLMGAVANLAPEKYAAIVAAVPFVDALTTILDPELPLSALEWEEWGNPITDPEVYAYMKSYTPYENVRALAYPKIAAVTSFNDTRVLYVEPAKWVQRLREVNTGSEPIVLKIEMEGGHGGASGRYVQWRERAWDYAFVADSLGATDLLPGAGLK
- a CDS encoding peptidoglycan-binding protein, whose protein sequence is MSVEPGMTPLTDDELLAQGGTPLPDKEVASVLDLNADLNLGISAAAPIDLGVAANANVAAPIDAGASANVLSVGSESQALADQGTIINQGVTGDATADSTQDSLIDQGAGTDAGTAAAAPADAAAAAAPATADAAPADLGGALPGGTAPDLGGALPDGTVPDLGGATGALNGNLLNVDVNLDANAGIAAPINGAVAANANVAAPIDAAVGANIGSIDSNAFAVAQQDAIINQDIHGDATASADQQSDLKQ